Proteins from one Pontibacter korlensis genomic window:
- a CDS encoding TonB-dependent receptor plug domain-containing protein, which translates to MEEEGVMGQEVVVLGDRLRSQAKALSQQRNNPNITVVSADQIGRFQDANIGDAVKRIPGVTMQNDQGEACDIIIRAMAPELNSVTLNGDRIPSVEGGNLRVQMDLIPSDMIQTGEVNKTLTRDIPPLRLVRPGGQNKGC; encoded by the coding sequence TTGGAAGAAGAAGGAGTAATGGGCCAGGAAGTGGTGGTGCTGGGCGACCGGCTGCGCAGCCAGGCCAAAGCGCTGAGCCAGCAGCGCAATAACCCAAACATCACCGTGGTGTCGGCTGACCAGATTGGCCGCTTTCAGGATGCCAACATAGGCGATGCAGTAAAGCGTATTCCGGGCGTTACCATGCAGAATGATCAGGGCGAGGCCTGCGACATCATTATCCGTGCTATGGCGCCTGAGTTAAACTCCGTAACCCTGAATGGTGACCGCATTCCTTCAGTTGAGGGCGGTAATCTCCGTGTGCAGATGGACCTGATCCCTTCGGATATGATTCAGACAGGGGAGGTAAACAAAACCCTAACGCGAGACATTCCACCTTTACGATTGGTGCGACCTGGAGGCCAAAATAAAGGCTGCTGA
- a CDS encoding SDR family oxidoreductase gives MHTTILVTGATGTVGREVVKQLSMVDGDIRVRAGVHSVIKGENLKRLPGVEIVEMDFEEPDSLHAAFTHVDKVFLITPFASDQIEMAKTLVDEARKAGVKHIVKLSALGAHAEPGIQLGRWHREIEKYIESSGMKYTFLRPASFMQNYIHYNTESIKKEGKFYGSTGDGKVSYVDARDIAAVGVEVLTSEGHEGKAYDITGPESLSNYEVAQLMSEVTGRQIDFIDVPDAAAKKGLTDHGTPDWMADALVELYSVQRAGKSNKTTDTVEKVAGRRPHSMRQFLQDHKECFV, from the coding sequence ATGCATACAACAATATTAGTAACAGGTGCCACAGGAACTGTAGGTCGTGAGGTAGTGAAGCAACTATCCATGGTGGATGGCGACATAAGGGTGCGGGCAGGAGTACATTCTGTTATCAAAGGAGAAAACCTGAAGCGCTTGCCAGGAGTGGAGATTGTGGAAATGGACTTTGAGGAGCCAGACTCGCTGCATGCAGCCTTTACGCACGTAGATAAAGTTTTTTTGATCACTCCGTTTGCCTCTGACCAGATAGAAATGGCCAAGACACTGGTAGATGAAGCCAGAAAAGCTGGAGTGAAGCATATTGTAAAGCTATCGGCTTTGGGCGCACATGCTGAGCCAGGTATACAACTGGGCCGCTGGCACCGTGAGATAGAAAAGTACATTGAAAGCAGCGGCATGAAGTATACTTTTCTGCGCCCTGCGTCTTTTATGCAGAACTACATCCACTACAATACTGAAAGTATAAAGAAGGAAGGCAAGTTCTACGGTTCTACCGGCGATGGGAAGGTAAGCTATGTGGATGCCCGTGATATTGCTGCCGTAGGCGTAGAAGTGTTGACAAGTGAAGGTCATGAGGGAAAGGCGTACGATATTACTGGGCCGGAGTCGCTGTCGAATTATGAAGTGGCGCAGCTGATGAGTGAGGTGACTGGCCGCCAGATAGACTTTATCGATGTGCCGGATGCTGCTGCTAAAAAGGGTTTGACAGACCACGGCACTCCTGATTGGATGGCAGATGCCCTAGTGGAGCTGTACAGCGTGCAAAGAGCAGGTAAATCCAACAAGACAACTGATACAGTGGAGAAGGTTGCCGGGCGCAGGCCTCATAGCATGCGGCAGTTCCTGCAAGACCACAAAGAGTGCTTTGTGTAA
- a CDS encoding cold-shock protein, with the protein MKTGKVKFFNVSKGFGFIVDDETNQDIFVHQTGLTHEIRENDRVSYEVKDGKKGLNAINVERI; encoded by the coding sequence ATGAAGACAGGTAAAGTAAAATTCTTTAACGTATCTAAAGGATTTGGCTTCATCGTTGACGATGAAACCAATCAAGACATTTTCGTGCATCAAACTGGTTTGACCCATGAAATCCGCGAGAATGACCGCGTATCTTATGAGGTTAAAGATGGTAAAAAAGGTTTGAACGCTATCAACGTAGAGAGAATCTAA
- a CDS encoding endonuclease/exonuclease/phosphatase family protein: protein MQTTLVILGFIFTLFSFLPLITSPLWWIRILDFPRLHVALLLSIILAAYVAVYGVQSTSEIVMVVVWALAILNELRYIIHFTPVVKVEALRTEKANPTNAFTLMISNVRMVNQKYDKFLERVLEANPDMLIMNEPDQAWHDSVCKVLDERYPYAIKKPLDNTYGMLFWSRNKLHDSEIRYLVEDGIPSFYTVIELPSGDKVSLFTVHPQPPRLMLNTETREAELLLVAKEAKKAPYPAVVAGDLNDVAWSKTTKLFKEISGLIDPRVGRGFFNTYNAFVPFFRYPLDHVFYDPVFRLVSLRRLPKFGSDHFPIMITLSFEPQREHEQVHPRADKEDKQEANELIQEGLEKGEERNQEKQNSNSQ, encoded by the coding sequence ATGCAAACCACACTTGTCATACTTGGTTTTATTTTCACCCTTTTTTCCTTTTTGCCTCTTATTACCTCCCCTCTGTGGTGGATCAGAATACTAGATTTCCCGCGACTTCACGTTGCCCTGTTGTTGTCTATCATTTTAGCTGCTTACGTGGCAGTTTATGGTGTACAGAGCACATCTGAAATTGTGATGGTAGTCGTATGGGCGCTAGCCATACTTAATGAGTTACGCTACATCATTCACTTTACGCCTGTTGTTAAAGTGGAGGCTCTTCGCACAGAGAAGGCAAATCCAACCAATGCATTCACATTGATGATCTCGAATGTGCGGATGGTGAATCAGAAATATGACAAGTTTCTGGAGCGGGTATTAGAGGCTAACCCGGATATGCTCATCATGAATGAGCCTGACCAGGCGTGGCACGACAGTGTGTGCAAAGTATTGGATGAGCGGTACCCTTACGCTATAAAGAAGCCGCTGGACAACACCTACGGCATGCTGTTCTGGAGCAGAAACAAACTGCATGATAGCGAAATCAGGTACTTGGTAGAAGATGGAATTCCATCTTTCTATACCGTTATAGAATTACCTAGCGGCGATAAGGTCAGCTTATTTACAGTACACCCACAGCCACCGCGCCTCATGCTGAACACGGAAACACGAGAGGCCGAATTGCTGTTGGTAGCCAAAGAGGCGAAGAAAGCACCCTATCCTGCCGTAGTAGCCGGCGACTTGAACGATGTAGCCTGGTCAAAAACTACAAAGCTGTTTAAGGAGATTAGTGGCCTGATAGACCCTCGTGTAGGCAGAGGTTTTTTCAACACCTACAACGCCTTTGTGCCTTTTTTTCGCTATCCCTTAGATCACGTATTTTATGATCCGGTGTTCAGGCTGGTAAGCTTACGCCGCTTACCTAAGTTTGGCTCTGATCACTTCCCTATTATGATCACCCTAAGCTTTGAGCCTCAGCGGGAGCATGAGCAGGTACATCCAAGAGCGGACAAGGAGGATAAGCAGGAAGCAAACGAACTGATACAGGAAGGCTTGGAAAAAGGTGAGGAACGTAATCAGGAGAAGCAAAATAGTAACAGTCAATAA
- a CDS encoding gliding motility lipoprotein GldH: MHKIVRMWAVALVLLFTACDPARVYEQNVDLPEGNWQIDNAPVFEFEIQDTTQVYDVYFNVRYNLKYDYYNLYLRHQLVGPDSTQVSSKLHEVLLMDSKTGKPLGNGSSDIYDLQALAIDNVKFEKQGKYKLKLTQYMRRDPLPNILAVGIRVATDKAE, encoded by the coding sequence ATGCATAAAATTGTAAGGATGTGGGCAGTAGCACTCGTGCTACTGTTTACTGCCTGCGACCCGGCAAGGGTATATGAGCAAAACGTAGATTTGCCTGAAGGCAATTGGCAAATAGACAATGCGCCTGTTTTTGAATTTGAGATTCAGGATACTACACAGGTATACGATGTGTACTTTAATGTGCGCTATAACCTGAAGTACGACTATTATAATTTGTACTTACGCCACCAATTGGTTGGTCCTGACAGCACGCAGGTTTCATCAAAGCTACATGAGGTGCTGTTGATGGATTCTAAAACAGGAAAGCCTCTTGGTAACGGCTCCAGCGACATCTACGATTTACAGGCTCTTGCTATCGACAATGTAAAATTCGAAAAGCAAGGCAAGTATAAACTGAAGCTTACCCAATACATGCGTCGCGACCCTCTACCAAACATACTGGCTGTAGGTATACGCGTAGCTACCGATAAAGCAGAATAA
- a CDS encoding PSP1 domain-containing protein, with the protein MFDWLSDMDIPTSFEEFDIVEIRFKGGRKDFFRNINRLDLTTGDAVVVDVPNGHHIGFVSLKGELVRLQMLKKKVDNNEEIRSIYRIATERDMEKFNEARDQEGTTMYRSREIIQMLGLKMKLSDVEYQADKSKATFYYSADDRVDFRDLIKKLAEEFKIRVEMRQISLRHEAGRLGGIGSCGRELCCSTWLTDFKSVSTTAARYQNLSLNPSKLSGQCGRLKCCLNYELETYMEALKDIPTVNRPLQTQQGDAILQKTDIFKRMMWFGYKGDNNWYPVPVERVQEILELNSKGVAVEALLVEPVEEPKQNEFVAQVEGNLERLDEKFKSKKKKKKKKKKKGADAATTQPEQAQQQEKAVEAPQPKKEKQERVQQPQDGELQEQKSRKQRPTRNRNKNKEGQEGNESRENREPRERRERREPRPKAEVQASGSTPEGTVQSQNGNNEQRPKKRSRKPFRGKKQDQSNKPPRNDA; encoded by the coding sequence GTGTTCGACTGGCTCAGCGACATGGATATTCCAACGTCGTTTGAGGAGTTCGATATTGTAGAAATAAGATTCAAGGGAGGCCGTAAAGACTTCTTCCGTAATATAAACCGCCTGGACTTGACAACCGGCGACGCTGTGGTAGTGGATGTACCGAATGGACATCACATTGGCTTTGTATCCTTGAAGGGAGAACTTGTGCGCCTTCAGATGCTCAAAAAGAAAGTGGATAACAATGAAGAAATCCGCAGCATCTACCGCATCGCGACTGAGCGCGACATGGAGAAGTTCAACGAGGCCCGCGATCAGGAAGGCACCACCATGTACCGCAGCCGCGAGATCATCCAGATGCTCGGGTTGAAGATGAAGCTTTCGGATGTAGAGTACCAGGCTGATAAGAGCAAGGCAACCTTCTACTACTCAGCTGATGACCGCGTAGATTTCCGTGACCTGATCAAGAAGCTGGCCGAGGAGTTTAAGATTCGCGTAGAGATGCGCCAGATAAGCCTACGCCATGAGGCAGGCAGACTGGGTGGCATTGGCTCATGTGGCCGTGAGCTTTGCTGCTCTACCTGGCTTACTGACTTTAAGAGTGTGTCTACCACAGCGGCGCGTTACCAGAACCTGTCGCTTAATCCAAGCAAGCTCAGCGGTCAGTGCGGCCGCTTAAAGTGCTGCCTCAACTATGAGCTAGAGACGTATATGGAGGCCCTGAAGGATATTCCAACTGTGAACCGCCCGCTGCAGACACAGCAGGGCGACGCTATACTTCAGAAGACCGACATCTTCAAACGTATGATGTGGTTTGGCTATAAGGGCGATAATAACTGGTACCCGGTGCCGGTAGAGCGTGTGCAGGAAATTCTGGAGCTCAATTCTAAAGGTGTAGCCGTAGAGGCCCTTCTAGTTGAACCAGTAGAGGAGCCAAAGCAAAACGAGTTTGTAGCACAGGTAGAGGGTAACTTGGAGCGACTGGACGAAAAGTTCAAGAGCAAAAAGAAGAAGAAAAAGAAGAAAAAGAAAAAGGGAGCCGACGCCGCTACTACGCAGCCAGAGCAAGCTCAGCAGCAGGAGAAAGCTGTTGAAGCGCCTCAGCCAAAGAAAGAAAAGCAAGAACGCGTTCAGCAACCTCAGGATGGTGAGCTGCAGGAGCAAAAATCTCGTAAGCAGCGCCCAACACGCAACAGAAACAAAAATAAAGAAGGCCAGGAAGGCAATGAGTCACGCGAAAACCGAGAACCAAGAGAGCGGCGTGAACGACGTGAGCCAAGGCCAAAAGCTGAGGTACAAGCATCTGGAAGCACTCCTGAGGGAACAGTTCAGTCTCAGAACGGCAACAATGAGCAGCGCCCTAAAAAGCGTTCGCGAAAACCGTTCAGAGGCAAGAAACAAGACCAAAGCAATAAACCACCACGCAACGATGCATAA
- a CDS encoding lipopolysaccharide biosynthesis protein yields MANAYVKHPTRYKWVWRQLHGFFILWSVVYNAVLAAVLFLGIPAEAVEDRWEIIILQVVPAFFLNHTIFFGGFLYRIQQRPFPVAVQSFVVGALTIGLNIYFIACLQLGYMGWFYSGFIGGCASFTIYVYPVYWQEKLWPILNFKWYRLKSSLRVSLPSIPHHLSVFLLDVSDRLVMDVLRVPVQRIGLYNIASSFGLYFSAASYAVVQAASPMYMQIYASTAAYDSQLKIRRVTFTLQGLFLVTTSLLSLWMKEIFQLLIKNDVLQQAYPLAIIILMGYNYKPMHLVVESRLFYQERTEQLWKISFVAGVGNVILNLLLIPLFGIEAAAFTTFVSLMYTGYSGFLLKSFKQSQLINFYPVVSLALTVALLLGIYFIADRGILFKVMISIVVLVAGVIFFVLINKKRCKVNTQ; encoded by the coding sequence ATGGCTAACGCCTATGTAAAGCACCCAACGCGGTATAAGTGGGTGTGGCGGCAGTTGCATGGTTTTTTTATATTGTGGTCTGTCGTTTATAATGCAGTGCTTGCAGCAGTACTTTTCCTTGGAATACCTGCCGAGGCTGTAGAAGATAGGTGGGAGATAATAATTCTACAGGTAGTACCGGCTTTTTTTCTAAACCATACGATTTTCTTTGGAGGCTTTTTATATCGAATACAGCAGCGACCTTTTCCTGTAGCTGTGCAATCTTTTGTAGTGGGAGCTTTAACTATAGGTTTAAACATATATTTTATAGCTTGCCTACAGTTGGGGTATATGGGGTGGTTTTACTCCGGCTTTATAGGGGGATGTGCTAGTTTTACAATTTATGTTTATCCTGTGTATTGGCAGGAGAAGCTCTGGCCAATACTTAATTTTAAGTGGTACCGCTTGAAGTCTTCACTTCGAGTAAGCTTACCCTCTATCCCACATCACCTATCAGTGTTTCTACTGGATGTATCTGACAGGTTAGTGATGGATGTCCTGCGTGTACCGGTACAGCGGATTGGCTTATACAACATTGCATCGAGTTTTGGGTTGTACTTTTCAGCAGCCTCTTATGCTGTGGTACAGGCTGCTAGTCCTATGTACATGCAGATATATGCAAGCACAGCCGCCTATGACAGTCAATTGAAAATTCGTCGAGTAACTTTTACGTTACAAGGGCTATTTTTAGTAACAACATCATTACTTTCGTTATGGATGAAAGAAATTTTTCAGCTACTTATTAAAAATGATGTGTTGCAGCAAGCTTATCCACTTGCCATTATTATTCTCATGGGGTACAATTATAAACCAATGCACTTAGTGGTAGAGAGTAGGCTATTTTACCAGGAGAGGACGGAGCAGCTTTGGAAAATATCTTTTGTAGCGGGTGTAGGAAATGTAATACTAAACCTGCTTCTGATTCCGCTGTTTGGTATAGAAGCAGCAGCTTTTACTACTTTTGTTTCCCTCATGTACACGGGGTACAGCGGTTTTCTACTAAAGAGCTTTAAACAGTCACAGCTTATTAACTTTTATCCTGTTGTCTCATTAGCTTTAACAGTAGCACTATTGTTGGGAATATACTTTATAGCTGATAGAGGTATTTTGTTTAAGGTGATGATATCCATTGTAGTACTTGTAGCCGGGGTAATTTTTTTCGTCCTGATCAACAAGAAAAGGTGCAAGGTTAATACTCAATGA
- a CDS encoding glycosyltransferase family 4 protein, with amino-acid sequence MKAIYINRNYIIVLANWQLIYYLSTFKSERLDSKSILIEQYYLNRMNVFVIPSWFPSKDHPVSGTMIKEQTEAFCQYYPSVNVGISVWGQQDEDFLLWTKHHIKNLWKVIKANTTPYQTSLLSNLKVYHRPTFTWTRKILKGNLKGVVKSNIENLKNFEADFGPVDVIHAHVGFPAGLIAMEVAEKRNIPFCLSERMGPFPWPHTLNKEGKLLAYYKQPYIKSAVNIAVSPFQQEVMYKQGIMNTVMIPNFVNENIFAPASVANVNTDAFTFFSLSYVAPNKGTDLVVFAAKELLLKYKNINFRIGGDGPFLDHCKELTFSLGIAENFTWLGELDRKAAIQEFQSCNAFVLASQYESMGIVYVEAIACGKPIIATRCGGPETTVNSINGLLVEKDNPVELSKAMEYIVVNREKYSSSNIREDYLRHFSIQAIAPKLYDLYKEIIQNH; translated from the coding sequence GTGAAGGCTATCTATATCAATCGAAATTATATTATTGTTTTAGCGAACTGGCAGCTTATATACTACCTTTCTACTTTCAAGTCAGAGCGTCTTGATAGTAAATCGATATTAATAGAGCAATACTACCTAAACAGAATGAACGTATTTGTGATCCCCTCTTGGTTTCCCTCTAAAGATCATCCTGTTAGTGGTACGATGATAAAAGAGCAGACAGAAGCATTTTGTCAATACTACCCGTCTGTTAATGTAGGCATCAGTGTTTGGGGACAGCAGGATGAGGATTTCCTTTTATGGACAAAGCACCACATCAAAAATCTTTGGAAAGTTATCAAAGCTAATACTACACCCTATCAGACTAGTCTTCTTTCTAATCTGAAAGTGTATCACAGGCCCACCTTTACATGGACTAGAAAGATACTAAAGGGTAATCTTAAAGGAGTTGTCAAATCAAATATTGAGAACTTAAAGAATTTTGAAGCAGATTTTGGACCTGTCGATGTTATTCATGCCCACGTAGGGTTTCCTGCGGGCCTGATAGCCATGGAAGTGGCTGAAAAACGTAATATACCTTTTTGCCTTAGTGAGCGCATGGGTCCATTTCCATGGCCACATACTTTAAATAAGGAAGGTAAGCTATTGGCCTATTATAAGCAGCCGTACATTAAATCTGCTGTGAATATAGCTGTCAGTCCATTTCAACAAGAGGTAATGTATAAGCAGGGAATTATGAATACGGTAATGATACCTAATTTTGTTAACGAGAATATCTTTGCACCGGCTTCAGTAGCAAATGTCAATACAGATGCCTTTACTTTCTTTTCCCTTTCATATGTTGCACCCAATAAGGGAACTGATTTAGTGGTGTTTGCTGCAAAGGAATTACTGCTGAAATATAAGAACATCAATTTCAGGATAGGGGGAGATGGACCATTTCTAGATCATTGTAAAGAGTTAACATTTTCTTTGGGTATTGCAGAAAATTTTACATGGCTGGGAGAACTAGATAGAAAAGCTGCGATACAAGAATTTCAAAGTTGCAACGCTTTTGTACTGGCTAGTCAATATGAATCTATGGGCATAGTGTATGTAGAAGCTATTGCATGCGGTAAACCAATAATAGCTACACGATGTGGAGGTCCAGAAACAACCGTAAATTCTATAAATGGCCTTCTAGTAGAGAAAGATAATCCCGTAGAGCTATCTAAAGCTATGGAGTATATAGTCGTGAATAGGGAGAAATACAGCAGTAGTAACATCAGAGAGGACTATCTTAGGCACTTTTCTATACAGGCTATAGCTCCTAAATTATATGACCTTTATAAAGAAATTATACAGAATCATTGA
- a CDS encoding GNAT family N-acetyltransferase — protein sequence MPNFHFSFLTPQSLPQLHSTFLKAFADYVVPIQLSEEQFKDKIEREGVVVDFSVGVFVGKEMVGFILTGLGEWQGKPAAYNAGTGVVPGYRGHQLTQRMYEFMLPKLRESGIELCLLEVIQENIPALRSYERIGFKATRSLLCFRAMKEDLLLQQVEEPTEVIIKPAIKPSFKVYQSYLDVAPTWQNDMASLKRSKGQNTILEALNAEQEVVGYISFFIKNGAVAQLAVDKQWRRKGVATALLREAVKQVQAPSIMFINIESTAKDVVSYLERRHFKLILKQYEMVMPIV from the coding sequence ATGCCCAACTTCCATTTCTCTTTCCTTACGCCCCAGAGCTTGCCGCAGCTGCACTCTACTTTCCTTAAGGCCTTTGCTGACTATGTAGTTCCAATACAGCTAAGTGAGGAGCAGTTTAAAGATAAAATTGAGCGGGAAGGAGTAGTGGTAGATTTTAGCGTTGGGGTATTTGTAGGGAAAGAGATGGTTGGCTTTATACTTACTGGCTTGGGAGAGTGGCAAGGTAAGCCAGCGGCATATAATGCGGGTACAGGTGTTGTACCTGGTTATAGAGGACACCAGTTAACACAGCGGATGTATGAATTTATGCTGCCAAAACTGCGAGAGAGTGGCATAGAGCTTTGCCTGCTAGAGGTTATACAAGAAAACATACCTGCACTGAGGTCATACGAGCGCATTGGGTTCAAGGCTACACGCTCTCTCCTTTGCTTCAGGGCCATGAAAGAGGATCTGCTACTGCAGCAGGTAGAGGAGCCAACCGAAGTTATTATAAAGCCTGCTATTAAGCCCTCTTTTAAAGTTTATCAAAGTTATTTAGATGTTGCCCCTACTTGGCAAAACGATATGGCCTCCCTGAAAAGAAGTAAAGGTCAAAACACGATACTTGAGGCACTGAATGCAGAGCAGGAGGTGGTAGGATACATTTCATTCTTCATAAAGAACGGAGCAGTAGCACAGTTAGCTGTAGATAAGCAATGGCGCAGGAAAGGAGTAGCGACAGCATTACTCCGGGAAGCCGTCAAGCAGGTGCAGGCGCCTTCTATTATGTTCATTAACATTGAGAGCACAGCTAAAGATGTAGTATCATACCTTGAGAGACGACACTTCAAGCTCATCTTAAAGCAGTATGAAATGGTGATGCCAATTGTATAG
- a CDS encoding DMT family transporter: MNTAWFYLILAGICEIGWAFGLKYSEGFTKLGVSVVTVIVMILSFVLLSQAMKTLPLGTAYAIWTGIGAAGTAILGIAFLNEPRDLIRIFCILLIIAGVVGLKVFSGAK, from the coding sequence ATGAATACGGCGTGGTTTTACCTTATACTGGCTGGCATATGCGAAATTGGCTGGGCTTTTGGCTTGAAGTATAGCGAAGGGTTTACTAAGCTAGGAGTGAGTGTGGTTACGGTTATAGTAATGATACTAAGCTTTGTGTTGCTTTCTCAGGCCATGAAAACACTTCCTTTAGGTACTGCTTATGCAATCTGGACCGGAATAGGGGCTGCAGGTACAGCTATACTAGGCATTGCTTTTCTGAATGAGCCGCGCGATTTGATCCGCATTTTTTGTATCCTGCTTATTATAGCCGGAGTAGTAGGGTTGAAGGTTTTTTCAGGGGCTAAATAG
- a CDS encoding UDP-2,3-diacylglucosamine diphosphatase codes for MTFRINELAPGKKVYFASDFHLGVPDAKTSLAREKKIVRWLDMAQQDAAAILLLGDIFDFWFEYKHAIPKGYVRLQGKLAELTDSGLPVLFFTGNHDMWMFDYFPNELNIPIIRKPISTTIGDKTFYIGHGDGLGPGDHTYKVLKKVFDNKMCQWLFARIHPNAGIGIANMWSRRSRISNVKKDEQFFGEREWLVQYSQEVEQKQHHDYYVFGHRHLPLELPIGDQAQYVNLGEWVNFCTYGVYDGDKLELKTFEG; via the coding sequence ATGACCTTCCGCATTAACGAATTAGCGCCAGGCAAAAAAGTATACTTCGCTTCCGATTTCCATCTAGGTGTACCAGACGCCAAAACCAGCCTTGCCCGCGAAAAGAAAATTGTACGTTGGCTTGATATGGCTCAGCAGGATGCAGCCGCCATACTTCTACTTGGTGACATTTTTGACTTTTGGTTTGAGTATAAGCATGCTATTCCCAAAGGCTATGTGCGGTTGCAAGGCAAGTTAGCGGAGCTGACTGACTCAGGCTTACCTGTGCTTTTTTTCACGGGGAACCATGATATGTGGATGTTTGACTACTTCCCGAATGAGCTCAATATTCCCATCATCCGTAAGCCTATTTCCACTACTATTGGAGACAAGACCTTTTATATTGGCCACGGAGATGGTTTAGGCCCCGGAGATCATACCTATAAGGTGTTGAAGAAGGTCTTTGATAACAAGATGTGTCAGTGGCTTTTTGCACGCATACACCCAAACGCAGGCATAGGCATTGCAAACATGTGGTCCAGACGAAGCCGCATCAGCAATGTAAAAAAAGATGAGCAGTTCTTTGGGGAGCGCGAATGGCTGGTGCAGTACAGCCAGGAGGTAGAGCAGAAGCAACATCATGATTATTACGTGTTTGGGCACCGACACCTGCCACTGGAATTGCCCATTGGAGATCAGGCGCAGTATGTAAACTTGGGAGAATGGGTTAATTTTTGTACCTACGGTGTGTATGACGGAGATAAACTAGAGCTTAAAACTTTTGAAGGCTAA
- a CDS encoding LutC/YkgG family protein, whose protein sequence is MYEAKSKEIVLRRVREALAKSAPFLPPTPDFNSPLHAPIALEDMSVVFAENFIKNAGVFVYCENEEDFFDQLYVYKKEQNLQHLCIWEPNLQNAVHQAGIDFAADEENFVQDVEASLTSCEALITRTGSVMVSSANFGGRRLTIYPTTHMVVAKASQLVADIKDGLQRVRDKYKTNFPSMVSLVSGPSRTADIEKTLVMGAHGPKQLVLFLIDDLPH, encoded by the coding sequence ATGTACGAAGCTAAATCTAAAGAAATAGTTTTAAGAAGAGTAAGAGAGGCGCTGGCTAAGTCGGCGCCTTTTCTGCCTCCTACCCCAGACTTCAACTCACCGCTGCATGCACCCATTGCATTAGAAGATATGTCGGTAGTGTTTGCCGAAAACTTCATCAAGAATGCAGGTGTGTTTGTTTACTGCGAGAATGAGGAAGACTTTTTTGATCAACTGTACGTCTATAAAAAGGAGCAAAACCTGCAGCACCTTTGTATTTGGGAGCCTAATCTGCAGAATGCCGTACACCAAGCAGGTATAGACTTCGCAGCTGATGAGGAGAACTTTGTACAGGACGTAGAAGCCAGCCTTACCTCCTGCGAGGCATTGATCACACGCACCGGGAGCGTTATGGTGAGCTCTGCCAATTTTGGAGGGCGCAGGCTTACTATTTATCCTACCACACATATGGTGGTAGCCAAAGCAAGCCAGCTAGTCGCAGACATCAAAGATGGATTGCAACGCGTACGCGACAAGTATAAAACTAATTTTCCTTCCATGGTATCGTTGGTTAGTGGCCCAAGCCGTACCGCTGATATCGAAAAAACTCTGGTAATGGGCGCTCATGGCCCTAAACAGTTAGTCCTTTTCCTGATAGATGACCTTCCGCATTAA